Within Bacteroidetes Order II. bacterium, the genomic segment CGTAGGCGTTGCAGCAACCGTCCAAACGCTCCCATTCCAATACATCGTTGCCCCATTATTCCCCACAGCCATACAAAACGAGGGGGTTGGGCAATCTATATGATTCATACTGCTTGTGGTTGGGCTAACGACATGTTGCAACTCCCAACGATTGTCGGTTTCATCAAAAGAGGCTTTGACCAGAGTACCTGATCCACCTACAGCAAAACAGGTTGGCAAGCTATCGGTATTCGGATCAATGCAAGACACCGATTGTAACGTATTGCCTGCTGCCGCAGGATTTGTAATGGTCCATTGGGCTTGGCTACTTGGGCTTGTTAGAAACGCAAAAAAACTACTTACGAGTAGGATTTTGAAAAGGTAAAGGCCAGGTCTCATACATGACCCTCCCAAAATGATCGTGGAAGATTCCATAAGAGGTGGTTTTAAAGTTTTAAAGTAAGGTTGAGGTAAAGCCTCATCCAAAAGAGAAAAGTCTTATTTTGTGATTGAGGATACGATTTGATAAGCATAAAGCCTTTCTCACAATGAGAGTATAAGATAAAGAATATTTCTTAATGAACATAGCAATATAGATGCAAGCTATTTCGATATAAAGTTGACATTAAGCATGTGTGTTAGATATACCAAATCCAGAAAATCGTCAAATATTCATAAAAGATAAAAGTTTGAGGCTTTTCATTTTTTATTGGTCCATATCTTTTTCTTCACTTTTCTATATGCAACAGATGGCTTCATTCTTTCTGGGGGTTGGTTTTAGGTATAGTAGGACCATAGACCGATAAAGAAAAAAACCTTCTCGTTATAAGAAAGGGTATTCATGATACTATGTAAAAAATTAGGCATACAACTCAGTTTTATGTAAATTTGTTTCAGATACAATCATCTGGTTTATAAATGTCGGTTTGTCCGCTTTGGTTTTTGGCTACATAGCAGCGAACGCAGCCAACCTTCTCTGATTATTGATTTTTTTGTATGCCCGTTGGTATTTTGGCTCATTTAATTTAGATTGAATCTAAACAAAAAACATTCAAACCCGCACCGTCATGAAGCGATACATTTTATTCCTTAGCCTAAGCCTCGTCCTTCTCTCCGGCTGCAAGCCAGCCAGCCAAACAACCGAAGAAAAAACATTGATCCTTTATGCTGGACGTGGCAAAGAATTGGTGGATGGCATTATCGAACGCTTTATGAAAGAATCTGGGATTAACGTACAAATCAAATATGGTAAAACGGCAGAATTGGCGCTGATGCTCCAACAAGAAGGCGTCAATAGCCCTGCGGATGTTTTTTGGGCACAAGACGCTGGCTCTTTGGGTGCAGTGATGCAAGCCGGACTATTGACCGAACTTCCGCAAGACCTCACCGGAGCCGTTTCCAAAACTTTCCGGAACCCACACCATCAATGGGTGGCCCTTACTGGCCGCGCCCGCACCCTTGCGTACTCCCTCAAACGAGTTTCCTCTGCCGATCTACCACAAAGTATCTTTGATCTTTCCAATCCGAAATGGAAAGGGAAGATTGCTTGGTCTCCTGATAATGCCTCGTTTCAGTCTTTTCTAACCGCGCTCCGCAAAACGCAAGGCGAGGAAAAAGCCCGCGCTTGGCTCTTGGCCATGAAAGCCAATGAACCCAAAGCCTATGCCAATAATGCGGCCATTATAGAGGCGATCGCCGCTGGAGAAGCCGATCTGGGCTTGCCCAACCATTATTATTTATTATCTTTTACCGATAAAGACCCCAATTATCCAGTGGGGCAAACGGTGTTTAGGGCGGGAGATGCCGGCAATCTTGTGAATGTTTCGGGGGCGGGCATCCTCAAATCCGGTAAAAACCCAGAGGCCGCAAAAACCTTCTTAAAGTTTATTTTGTCGCAAGCAGGACAAACCTACATGGCCAACGACGAATTTGAATACCCGGTTACAGAGGGCGTAAAACGCCATCACAAACTGATGTCAATGGACGAGTTAGACAAATTAAAACCATCGGTTGACCTTAATTCGCTCGCAGACATAGAGGGCACGCTTGCCCTACTCAAGACCACTGGCATTTTATAAGTTATCATGCAAAACCGGAGCCTTTCCGCCATTTGGTTATTTTCCGCCATACTGACGGCAGGCATGTTGCTCCCATTGCTTTTTTTGCTGTTTAATACCCTTCGTGCAGATGAAATCGCATTGGCCGAAGTGTTCACTGTAAGGACCTGGCTGTTGTTTCGGGATACCTTTCTGCTTATGCTGGCAGTGGTGGTTTTGGTGATGGTTTTGGCATTCCCCCTCGCTTGGATTACAACCCGCACCAATATGCCCGGAAGACAGATACTCACTTGGCTGGGCGTCTTGCCACTGGCCTTCCCTGGATATGTGATGGCGTATGCCCTTTTGGCAATTGGTGGGGACTATGGCATGTCCGCCCGACTCTTCGACGTTTCGGTCCCTCGGTTTTACGGGTTTTGGGGCGCATGTTTGGCCCTTACCATCACCCTATATCCTTATCTTTTTTTAAACCTGCGTACTGCCTTGATCGGTTTAGACCCTTCGGTTGAAGAAAGTGCGCGGTCATTAGGGATGAGTGTTCAACAATCTTGGTTTCGGATCATATTGCCGCAGTTACGTCCTGCCCTTTTATCCGGCGGTCTCTTGGTGGCACTCCATGTCTTAGGAGATTTTGGAGTAGTTTCGTTGATGCGCTATCGCACCTTCAGTTTTGTACTGTATCAAGCCACCGAGATGAGCAATCCGGCAGCGGTTGCCTGCCTCGCCCTTATTCCCCTCGCCATCACATTGGTTTTATTGTGGATAGAAGCCCGACAACTCAAAGGACTTCGCTTAGACACCTCCC encodes:
- a CDS encoding iron ABC transporter substrate-binding protein: MKRYILFLSLSLVLLSGCKPASQTTEEKTLILYAGRGKELVDGIIERFMKESGINVQIKYGKTAELALMLQQEGVNSPADVFWAQDAGSLGAVMQAGLLTELPQDLTGAVSKTFRNPHHQWVALTGRARTLAYSLKRVSSADLPQSIFDLSNPKWKGKIAWSPDNASFQSFLTALRKTQGEEKARAWLLAMKANEPKAYANNAAIIEAIAAGEADLGLPNHYYLLSFTDKDPNYPVGQTVFRAGDAGNLVNVSGAGILKSGKNPEAAKTFLKFILSQAGQTYMANDEFEYPVTEGVKRHHKLMSMDELDKLKPSVDLNSLADIEGTLALLKTTGIL
- a CDS encoding iron ABC transporter permease translates to MQNRSLSAIWLFSAILTAGMLLPLLFLLFNTLRADEIALAEVFTVRTWLLFRDTFLLMLAVVVLVMVLAFPLAWITTRTNMPGRQILTWLGVLPLAFPGYVMAYALLAIGGDYGMSARLFDVSVPRFYGFWGACLALTITLYPYLFLNLRTALIGLDPSVEESARSLGMSVQQSWFRIILPQLRPALLSGGLLVALHVLGDFGVVSLMRYRTFSFVLYQATEMSNPAAVACLALIPLAITLVLLWIEARQLKGLRLDTSPRAAKRRFRLHEIGYLQWILWMFYIIMTFITVLLPLLCIGFWAFQSNNTTHWKELLTSLWASTSVAFPSAVGAALCALLLTYGAVRHPSFQTRLFERLAYTGYATPPVVFGLAFIAFALGAVPFLYQTMLLLVFAYVFHALAEAIGPVRSALFQASPHIQEAARSLGISGFSAFQKVTLPLLKRGLLTSMAFVFLSIMKELPITLLLAPIGFESLAMNVWQYTATANFSAAAPYAITIVTLSSTFVGLLLHREKA